CGCCGGCGGATCAAATGACGTTGAAAAATTTTATCTGGGAGGCCAATCTACGACCTCGTGACGAAAATGATATCTTTACATTCCGGACACCAGCAAAAGCTTCTAATACCGAAAGGCATAAAGTAACAATGGGTTCGTCTGGAAAATAAAAATCTTTATTAGACTGAAGAAAGAATTACATGCTCAATAACTTTGGGGAAATGCATTTGCTCAAGCTCATGAATCTTGGCTGCTACATCATCAGGAGTATCTGAAGCAAATACCCGGCATTTCGCTTGAAAGATGATATCACCCTCATCATATCGTTCATTCACGTAATGAATAGTAATTCCAGACTCTGTTGCACCAGCATCTACCACTGCTTGATGAACATGATGACCATACATGCCTTTTCCTCCAAATTTTGGAAGTAAAGCAGGATGAATATTGATAATTCGTTTAGGATAGGCTTCTAAAAGATAGTCGGGAATTTTCAGCAAAAATCCGGCCAAAATAATCCAGTCTACCTCATATTTTTTAAGTAGGGACAAAACCAACTGTGAATCCAATAGCTCATGCTTGAGGCAAATTTCAGTTGGTACATTCAATTGCAAGGCACGTTGCAGAACATAAGCGTTAGAATTGTTAGATACGATTAGCGCGACTTTTATTGCTTCCTGATTATTAAAATAACGTGTAATATTCTCGGCATTTGTGCCAGATCCGGAAGCAAAAATAGCAATTTTAATCATTTGAAACGGGGATGAAATGCACATTATGAGCGGTTTTGTGCAGAAAAAAAGATTTTTTAAAAGAAAAACTATGGTAGTACCGGAAATTTTGTGTTCCTTTGCACGACAAATTTACAACAAATTTCATTTACAACCAAAAATCTTTAAAGTTATGTCAGAAGTTGCAGACAAAGTAAAGGCGATTATCGTTGACAAATTAGGAGTTGACGAATCAGAGGTTACACCACAAGCTAGCTTTACAAATGATCTAGGTGCAGATTCACTGGACACCGTTGAATTGATCATGGAGTTTGAAAAAGCATTTGGCATTACCATTCCAGATGATCAAGCTGAAAAAATTTCAACAGTAGGTGAAGCCATTGCTCATATTGAAGCAGCGCTTAAATAATTCGACAACTCTGTATGGAATTGAAAAGAGTAGTAGTAACAGGTCTTGGTGCCGTTACGCCAATAGGGAATAATGTTCCGGAATTCTGGGACAATTTACTAAAAGGAGTAAGCGGAGCAGGGCCTATTACTTTATTTGATGCGTCTCAATTTAAAACCCGTTTTGCTTGCGAGGTAAAAAATTTTGACCCTAGCAATTTGATGGATCGCAAAGAACTTCGCAAAAACGATCGCTATACTCTTTTGGCGATTGCTTCTGCAAAAGAAGCGATTATCAATTCCGGGTTAAACTTAGATACCGTAGATAAAGAGCAAGTCGGGGTTATTTATGCCGCAGGAATTGGTGGTATCCAGACTTTCGAACAAGAGGTCGGAAACTACTTCATGCATATTGATGCCGGTCCAAAGTTTAATCCTTTCTTCATTCCGAAGATGATCTCTAACATGGCTGCAGGTCAAATTGCTATCATGTATGGTTTTCATGGACCAAACTATTCAACCGTTTCAGCCTGTGCCTCTTCAACAAATGCAATTATTGATGCTTTTTACAACATCCGATTGGGAAAAGCTAAAGTAATGATTGCAGGTGGATCTGAAGCAGCTATTACAGCAAGCGGAATGGGTGGATTTAATGCCTTGACCGCTATTTCGACCCGTAATGACGATCCGCAAGGAGCATCACGACCTTTCAGTAAAAGTCGCGATGGTTTTGTTATGGGAGAAGGCGGAGGATGCCTCATCTTAGAGGAACTGGATCATGCTTTAGCTCGTGGAGCAAATATTTTATGTGAAGTTGTTGGTGGAGGTTTATCTGCTGATGCTTATCATATGACCGCTTCACATCCAGAAGGCCTCGGAGCTAAACTTGTTATGAAGCGTGCACTGGAAGATGCAGAAATGTCTTCTGATGAAATTGATTATATCAATGTTCACGGAACTTCAACCCCGGTAGGTGATATTTCAGAAGTAAAAGCCATTCTGGATGTTTTTGGAGCACATGCGTATGATCTGAATATCAGCGCTACAAAATCGATGACAGGCCATTTATTAGGTGCCGCTGGTGCTATCGAAGCTATTGCTACCATCTTGGCTATTGTTAATGATATTATTCCGCCAACCATTAACTTCCACGAGGGAGATGAAGATGAAAACATTGATTACAAATTGAATTTCACCTTCAATAAAGCACAAAAACGAAAGGTTAATGCTGCCTTATCCAACACGTTTGGCTTTGGCGGACAAAATGCAAGTATTATTGTAAAAAAATTCGCTAAGTAACCAGTGATTTTTTTTCGACACATATCTGAAAAAATAAGGCTCTTGACGAATTCTCGAAAAGAGCCTTATCTGTTATTTAATCGCCTCACCGGATTTACTCCACGTCAGATTGAATTATATGAACTGGCATTGCTCCATAAGTCAATGGGTGCAAGAGACTCTAAAGGAAATCTGGCCAATAATGAAAGATTGGAATTTTTAGGTGATGCCATTATAACAGCTATTGTTTCTGATATTGTTTATGATCATTTTAGGGAGAAAGAAGAGGGCTTCCTTACCAACATTCGTTCTAAAATCGTACAACGCGAAATGTTGAATAAGATTGCTATTGAAATGGGAATTCCAACATTAATTCAAATTCCTACAGGCAGTCAGCTTCATGGGAATAATGTATTTGGGAATGCATTGGAGGCATTAGTCGGCGCAATTTATTTAGATCAGGGATTTTCGCGGTGTAAAGCATTCATACAACATCGAATTATCGATAAATCCCTAAATATGAATTATTTGGCAAATAAAGAAGTGAATTTTAAATCACGGCTTATTGAATGGGGACAAAGCCATCGGGTTCCTGTTGTCTTTGAAGTAGTGGAGACATTTCAAAATCGACAAAACGAAGTAACCTTTCAGGCCAAAGCACTGATTAACTCACAATTAGGAGGTATTGGAATCGGGCATTCCAAAAAAGAATCACAACAGCAGGCAGCCAAAATAGCTATGGTTAAATTACACGAAGACAAGCAATTTGTGGATATAGTATTAAATTCCGCTGTTGCACCTTCTTCAACGTCTCAAGAGCAAACTATTGACAAAGAGAATGCCAATTATAAATCTGAAGCTATACATTAGCTGCAGTAAATAATATTGCATTGAGATCATATTTGAACGCATGTAGCTAATACGCTAAAATAATGGAAATTATCTTTTTAGGAACAGGAACTTCAACCGGCGTGCCATATATCGGCTGCAATTGTGAGGTATGTACATCTACAGATCCTCATGATAATCGATTACGGTCATCCCTGTTGATTCGTGAAAAAGAGAAAACCATATTAATTGACTGCGGACCGGATTTCAGGCAACAAATGCTGACAAATCATATTCGCTCTTTAGATTCCATTCTATTGACGCATGAACATTACGATCATGTTAGTGGATTGGATGATGTAAGGGCATTTCAAACTGTAAATATCTTTGCAGAAAATCGTGTGGCGAAGATCATACAAAGCAATTTGCATTATTCTTTTGCAGCTAATAAATACCCA
The sequence above is drawn from the Microbacter margulisiae genome and encodes:
- the fabF gene encoding beta-ketoacyl-ACP synthase II; amino-acid sequence: MELKRVVVTGLGAVTPIGNNVPEFWDNLLKGVSGAGPITLFDASQFKTRFACEVKNFDPSNLMDRKELRKNDRYTLLAIASAKEAIINSGLNLDTVDKEQVGVIYAAGIGGIQTFEQEVGNYFMHIDAGPKFNPFFIPKMISNMAAGQIAIMYGFHGPNYSTVSACASSTNAIIDAFYNIRLGKAKVMIAGGSEAAITASGMGGFNALTAISTRNDDPQGASRPFSKSRDGFVMGEGGGCLILEELDHALARGANILCEVVGGGLSADAYHMTASHPEGLGAKLVMKRALEDAEMSSDEIDYINVHGTSTPVGDISEVKAILDVFGAHAYDLNISATKSMTGHLLGAAGAIEAIATILAIVNDIIPPTINFHEGDEDENIDYKLNFTFNKAQKRKVNAALSNTFGFGGQNASIIVKKFAK
- the purN gene encoding phosphoribosylglycinamide formyltransferase, producing MIKIAIFASGSGTNAENITRYFNNQEAIKVALIVSNNSNAYVLQRALQLNVPTEICLKHELLDSQLVLSLLKKYEVDWIILAGFLLKIPDYLLEAYPKRIINIHPALLPKFGGKGMYGHHVHQAVVDAGATESGITIHYVNERYDEGDIIFQAKCRVFASDTPDDVAAKIHELEQMHFPKVIEHVILSSV
- the rnc gene encoding ribonuclease III, which gives rise to MTNSRKEPYLLFNRLTGFTPRQIELYELALLHKSMGARDSKGNLANNERLEFLGDAIITAIVSDIVYDHFREKEEGFLTNIRSKIVQREMLNKIAIEMGIPTLIQIPTGSQLHGNNVFGNALEALVGAIYLDQGFSRCKAFIQHRIIDKSLNMNYLANKEVNFKSRLIEWGQSHRVPVVFEVVETFQNRQNEVTFQAKALINSQLGGIGIGHSKKESQQQAAKIAMVKLHEDKQFVDIVLNSAVAPSSTSQEQTIDKENANYKSEAIH
- a CDS encoding acyl carrier protein, which gives rise to MSEVADKVKAIIVDKLGVDESEVTPQASFTNDLGADSLDTVELIMEFEKAFGITIPDDQAEKISTVGEAIAHIEAALK